From Deinococcus aquiradiocola, a single genomic window includes:
- a CDS encoding amidohydrolase — protein sequence MAAPDLTVILARTLTLDPDRPEVQAVLVGAGRVLATGTREEVRALAPGARVLDHRDLTLTPGLADAHIHLVGYGFSLSQLPLHGVSSVAQVQRLVQERAAALPEGSWVQGGGFLLSELGLTDFPPGGLLDDAAPRHPVLLYSRDLHLAWANAEALRRANIHAGTPDPDGGQIVRGPDGTPTGILLENACDLLTAVLPAPTDAQTLDAARAGAQDLAARGYVSAHTMAFEGPEAPRALAALAARGELPLRVWACLPHDRLHLARDLGVGPGSGGMFEFGGVKFFADGALGSRTAWLHRPGFADGSGTGIALDSPDVIRERGRAALDLGFVPVTHAIGDRANTEVLNAYDDLRDLAARRGLRLRVEHAQHLRPEDVPRFAGLTVSAQPIHLQADGSMIRALLPHLEGASYAFRSLQAAGALLAFGSDAPVAPPDVQAGFRAAMTRLSDDGLPLAPHEALDVQDVLRAFTRGPALAAGWHDEGIVAPGARAAFTLWDELGGTCTALIP from the coding sequence ATGGCTGCTCCTGACCTGACCGTGATCCTGGCCCGCACCCTGACGCTCGACCCCGACCGCCCGGAGGTGCAGGCGGTGCTGGTCGGGGCGGGACGCGTCCTCGCCACCGGCACGCGCGAGGAGGTGCGCGCCCTCGCACCGGGCGCCCGCGTTCTCGACCACCGCGACCTGACGCTCACGCCGGGCCTCGCGGACGCGCACATTCACCTGGTGGGGTACGGGTTCTCGCTGTCGCAGCTGCCGCTGCACGGCGTGAGCAGCGTCGCGCAGGTGCAGCGGCTCGTGCAGGAGCGGGCCGCCGCGCTCCCCGAGGGCAGCTGGGTGCAGGGCGGCGGGTTCCTGCTCAGCGAGCTGGGCCTGACCGACTTCCCGCCGGGCGGCCTGCTGGACGACGCCGCGCCGCGCCACCCGGTGCTGCTGTACTCGCGGGACCTGCACCTCGCCTGGGCGAACGCGGAAGCGCTGCGGCGCGCGAACATCCACGCGGGCACGCCCGACCCGGACGGCGGGCAGATCGTGCGCGGTCCGGACGGCACGCCGACCGGCATCCTGCTGGAGAACGCCTGCGACCTGCTGACGGCCGTGCTGCCCGCCCCGACGGACGCGCAGACACTGGACGCGGCGCGGGCGGGCGCGCAGGACCTCGCGGCGCGCGGGTACGTGTCGGCACACACCATGGCCTTCGAGGGGCCGGAAGCGCCGCGCGCCCTGGCGGCCCTCGCGGCACGCGGCGAGCTGCCGCTGCGCGTGTGGGCGTGCCTGCCGCACGACCGGCTGCACCTCGCGCGGGACCTGGGCGTGGGGCCCGGCTCGGGCGGGATGTTCGAGTTCGGAGGCGTGAAGTTCTTCGCGGACGGCGCGCTGGGCAGCCGGACCGCGTGGCTGCACCGGCCGGGCTTCGCGGACGGCAGCGGGACCGGCATCGCGCTCGACTCGCCGGACGTGATCCGCGAGCGGGGCCGTGCGGCGCTCGACCTGGGCTTCGTACCGGTCACGCACGCCATCGGGGACCGCGCGAACACCGAGGTCCTGAACGCCTACGACGACCTGCGCGACCTCGCGGCCCGGCGCGGCCTGCGCCTGCGGGTGGAGCACGCGCAGCACCTGCGCCCCGAGGACGTGCCGCGCTTCGCGGGCCTGACGGTGAGCGCGCAGCCGATCCACCTGCAGGCGGACGGCAGCATGATCCGCGCGCTGCTCCCGCACCTGGAAGGCGCGAGTTACGCGTTCCGGTCACTGCAGGCCGCGGGCGCGCTGCTGGCCTTCGGGTCGGACGCGCCGGTCGCGCCGCCGGACGTGCAGGCGGGCTTCCGGGCGGCCATGACGCGCCTGTCGGACGACGGCCTGCCGCTCGCGCCGCACGAGGCGCTGGACGTGCAGGACGTGCTGCGCGCCTTCACGCGCGGCCCGGCCCTCGCGGCAGGCTGGCACGACGAAGGGATCGTCGCGCCGGGCGCGCGGGCGGCCTTCACGCTCTGGGACGAGCTGGGCGGCACCTGCACCGCCCTCATTCCCTGA
- a CDS encoding HAD family hydrolase, whose product MLDALIFDFDGTILDTETLEFRRWEGLYRRHGRTLDLRDWQTGVGTWDAFDPWLGLPDDVQARREEVHAELLADLHDDIRGTDVRAGVRDVFVQARRAGLRLALCTSSSHSWVDPWLAHHGLEGVFEVMATRDDVARVKPDPELYLLACERLGLRQDRCLAVEDSLNGATAAAAAGLRVLVVPNDVTATQAFLPEWGRVDGFEGGLQAMLRAAGVTLP is encoded by the coding sequence ATGCTCGACGCCCTGATCTTCGATTTCGACGGCACCATCCTGGACACCGAGACGCTGGAATTCCGACGCTGGGAGGGCCTGTACCGTCGGCACGGCCGGACGCTGGACCTGCGTGACTGGCAGACGGGGGTCGGCACCTGGGACGCCTTCGACCCGTGGCTGGGCCTGCCGGACGACGTGCAGGCCCGCCGCGAGGAGGTGCACGCCGAACTGCTCGCCGACCTGCACGACGACATCCGGGGAACGGACGTGCGGGCAGGCGTGCGCGACGTGTTCGTGCAGGCGCGCCGGGCGGGGCTGCGGCTCGCGCTGTGCACGAGCAGCTCGCACAGCTGGGTGGACCCGTGGCTCGCGCATCACGGCCTGGAGGGCGTGTTCGAGGTGATGGCGACGCGGGACGACGTGGCGCGCGTCAAGCCGGACCCGGAACTGTACCTGCTGGCCTGCGAGCGGCTCGGCCTGCGTCAGGACCGCTGCCTGGCCGTCGAGGACTCCCTGAACGGCGCGACGGCGGCCGCCGCGGCCGGACTGCGCGTGCTGGTCGTCCCGAACGACGTGACGGCCACCCAGGCGTTCCTGCCGGAGTGGGGGAGGGTGGACGGCTTCGAGGGCGGCCTGCAGGCCATGCTGCGCGCGGCAGGCGTCACGCTCCCCTGA